A single region of the Pseudomonas mandelii genome encodes:
- the lysA gene encoding diaminopimelate decarboxylase, whose amino-acid sequence MDAFNYRGGELFAEGVALSAIAERFGTPTYVYSRAHIEAQYLAYADALVGIPHLVCFAVKANSNLGVLNVLARLGAGFDIVSRGELERVLAAGGSADKIVFSGVGKTRDDMRRALEVGVHCFNVESTDELERLQVVAAELGVRAPISLRVNPDVDAGTHPYISTGLKENKFGIAIADAEDVYIRAAQLPNLEVVGVDCHIGSQLTTLPPFIDALDRLLGLVDRLGDCGIYLRHIDLGGGLGVRYRDEEPPLAADYIKAVRERLDGRDLALVFEPGRFIVANAGVLLTQVEYLKHTEHKDFAIVDAAMNDLIRPALYQAWMDVTAVRPRTAAARAYDIVGPICETGDFLAKDRELALEEGDLLAVHSAGAYGFVMSSNYNTRGRAAEVLVDGDQAFEVRRRETVAELFAGESLLPE is encoded by the coding sequence ATGGACGCTTTTAATTACCGTGGCGGGGAGCTGTTTGCCGAAGGTGTGGCCCTGTCGGCCATCGCCGAACGTTTCGGCACACCGACCTACGTCTACTCCCGCGCGCACATCGAAGCCCAGTACCTGGCATACGCCGATGCGCTGGTCGGCATACCGCACCTGGTCTGCTTTGCGGTCAAGGCCAACTCCAACCTGGGTGTACTGAATGTCCTGGCCCGTCTTGGCGCCGGTTTTGACATCGTCTCCCGTGGCGAGCTGGAACGCGTACTGGCCGCCGGCGGCAGCGCCGACAAGATCGTTTTCTCCGGTGTCGGCAAGACCCGTGACGACATGCGTCGCGCCTTGGAAGTTGGCGTCCATTGCTTCAACGTCGAATCCACCGATGAGCTGGAGCGTCTGCAAGTGGTCGCCGCCGAGCTGGGTGTTCGCGCACCGATCTCGCTACGTGTGAACCCGGACGTCGATGCCGGCACGCACCCGTACATTTCCACCGGTCTCAAAGAGAACAAGTTCGGCATCGCCATCGCCGACGCCGAAGACGTGTACATCCGCGCCGCCCAGTTGCCCAACCTGGAAGTGGTCGGCGTCGATTGCCACATCGGTTCGCAACTGACCACCCTGCCGCCGTTCATCGACGCCCTCGACCGCCTGCTGGGCCTGGTCGACCGCCTCGGCGATTGCGGCATTTACCTGCGCCACATCGATCTCGGTGGCGGTTTGGGCGTGCGTTATCGCGATGAAGAGCCGCCATTGGCTGCCGACTACATCAAAGCCGTGCGCGAGCGTCTCGACGGTCGCGACCTGGCGCTGGTGTTCGAGCCGGGCCGTTTCATCGTCGCCAACGCCGGCGTGCTGCTGACCCAGGTCGAGTACCTCAAGCACACCGAACACAAAGACTTCGCCATCGTCGACGCGGCCATGAACGACCTGATCCGTCCGGCGCTGTACCAGGCCTGGATGGATGTCACCGCCGTGCGCCCGCGCACTGCAGCAGCGCGCGCCTACGACATCGTCGGCCCGATCTGCGAGACCGGCGACTTCCTGGCCAAGGATCGTGAACTGGCCCTGGAAGAAGGCGATCTGTTGGCCGTGCATTCGGCCGGCGCCTATGGGTTTGTCATGAGTTCCAACTACAACACCCGCGGCCGCGCCGCCGAAGTGTTGGTGGACGGTGATCAGGCATTTGAAGTGCGTCGCCGTGAGACGGTAGCCGAGTTGTTTGCTGGCGAAAGCCTGCTGCCGGAGTAA
- the lptM gene encoding LPS translocon maturation chaperone LptM gives MKRLISSLAALVAVACLVSACGQKGPLYLPDDSQDPAEQAQSSQKQPSKAHKHDVYQ, from the coding sequence ATGAAGCGCCTGATCTCTTCCCTTGCTGCGCTCGTCGCGGTTGCCTGCCTTGTGTCGGCCTGTGGTCAAAAAGGCCCGCTGTATCTGCCCGACGATTCCCAGGATCCCGCCGAGCAGGCTCAGTCCTCGCAAAAGCAGCCGTCCAAAGCACACAAGCACGACGTCTACCAATAA
- the cyaY gene encoding iron donor protein CyaY — protein MSLTEARFHDLVDATQQTLEDIFDDSGLDIDLESSAGVLTVKFENGSQLIFSRQEPLRQLWLAAVSGGFHFDYDEESERWMCDKSEEQLGEMLERIVKQQADVELDFEGL, from the coding sequence ATGAGTTTGACCGAAGCCCGTTTCCATGACCTGGTCGATGCCACCCAGCAGACGCTGGAGGATATTTTTGACGATAGTGGCCTGGATATCGATCTGGAGAGCTCGGCCGGTGTGCTCACCGTCAAGTTCGAAAACGGCAGCCAGTTGATCTTCAGCCGCCAGGAACCCCTGCGTCAGCTGTGGCTTGCGGCCGTGTCCGGTGGTTTCCACTTCGATTACGACGAAGAGAGCGAGCGCTGGATGTGCGACAAGAGTGAAGAACAATTGGGCGAGATGCTTGAGCGCATCGTCAAGCAGCAAGCTGACGTCGAGCTCGATTTCGAAGGCCTGTGA
- a CDS encoding DUF1289 domain-containing protein: MTQPAPVRPPKPLYSNVSPAVPSPCSGVCRLDEQKVCLGCFRHVEDIREWRSADDDRRRVICAQAVQRKALA, translated from the coding sequence GTGACCCAGCCTGCGCCCGTTCGTCCGCCCAAACCGCTCTACAGCAATGTCAGCCCGGCCGTGCCTTCGCCGTGCAGCGGTGTGTGTCGGCTGGACGAACAGAAGGTCTGCCTCGGCTGTTTTCGCCATGTCGAAGACATCCGCGAATGGCGCTCGGCGGATGATGATCGTCGGCGTGTGATCTGCGCCCAGGCAGTCCAGCGCAAAGCCTTGGCATAA
- the rnk gene encoding nucleoside diphosphate kinase regulator: MTTPSITLTRLDVQRLERLIDSLDDTLPGVIALQTELDRADTVVGHEEVPADVVTMNSRVHCREEGSGKDYHLTLVYPKDANADEGKISILAPVGSALLGLKVGQHIDWPAPGGKTLKLTLLEVESQPAGGGHFPE, encoded by the coding sequence ATGACCACACCTTCCATCACCCTTACTCGTCTGGACGTGCAACGTCTGGAGCGCCTGATCGACAGCCTGGATGACACGCTGCCGGGCGTCATTGCGCTGCAAACCGAACTGGATCGCGCCGATACCGTGGTCGGTCACGAAGAAGTGCCCGCCGATGTCGTCACCATGAATTCCCGTGTGCATTGCCGCGAAGAAGGCAGTGGCAAGGACTATCACCTGACCCTGGTTTATCCCAAGGACGCCAACGCCGACGAAGGCAAGATTTCCATTCTGGCGCCGGTCGGCAGCGCGCTGCTCGGCCTTAAAGTTGGCCAGCACATCGACTGGCCAGCACCAGGCGGCAAAACCCTCAAACTGACCCTGCTGGAAGTTGAATCCCAGCCGGCCGGGGGCGGTCATTTTCCGGAATAA